Sequence from the Fodinibius salicampi genome:
ACTCTTTCAGCTCCTTGACTGTTTTGTCCGGCAAAGTATCAATTTGCTCTAATGTAACTCCATCGGTCTGATAATCCGACATAATAATCCTATTCTATAGTTCTTTAATTTGATATGCGTTGTGTGATGAATAAAGGGTTATGCAATCTATTCTGTATAAAAGAATTGATCTACACTGCGTATAAAAGGGAATAATCTCAGGTGATAAGAATATAACGGCTTAATCAAGTTCTTGTATCCAATCCCGAACCGTGGCATAAAAGTAAAAACTTCCTGCAAAAATTACTAATTCTGACTTAAAAACTTTTAGCAGACGCCTTTGCTCATGCAGATGGGTCGGGAACTTCATCACTTGCGGCAGCCATTTTGCAATATCTTCAAACGGCGCCGCCCGTTTTGTGTTCAGTGTATAATAATAGATATTTTTGAATTCTGAAAATTCATTCATCACTTCATTATTTACCTTGTCCCGCATAAGGCTTAAAACCAAAATACTTTCTTCTACAGCTCCCACCGAATCGACAGCTTCCTTGAGCGCCTGGATCGCTTCTCTATTATGTCCTCCGTCAAAATACCAATTCAGGTCCTCTCCGAGCTTTTCAAAGCGAGCAGAAATTGACGGCAATTCTCTTAAGGCCTTGCGAAGTGATACTTCAGATACATCAAAATAACTACTCAATAATGCTACTACCCGATACGAAATTGCCATATTTATCGCCTGTACAGGTGCCATCGGTGGGATATCATATACTTTCCTGTGCCCATTAATCTGCAGCTGTAGCTTCCGTTTTTTGGTAATGCGGGGACTTAATTCCTCAACCGAATAAACCGTACTCCCTTGGTCCTCAGCCACTTCCATAATAACTGCTTCTGCTTCCTCTTGTATCTTTCCCAGTACTACCGGCCGATCCTCCTTTATAATGCCCGCTTTTTCCCGTGCAATCTGCTCGAGGGTATCTCCCAGAAGATCGGTATGATCCAAAGCAACACTTGTAATAACGCTCACCAGCGGGCGAACAACATTGGTTGCATCCAAGCGGCCCCCGAGTCCTACTTCGATGATTCCGATATCAATCTCCGAGTTTGCAAACCACCAAAACGCTATGGCCGTACTGATCTCAAAATAAGTGAGCCGATGCTCTTCAATCAGATGATGATAACATTGAAAAAAAAGTAGCAGATCTTCATCAGAAATACAGTTTCCATTTATATTAAAGCGTTCATTAAACGTCAAAATGTGCGGCGAACTGTAAACTCCAACGTTATATCCTGCCTCCCTGTAAATAGTAGAAAGTATCTTACAACAGCTTCCTTTACCATTGGTACCTCCTACATGAATTGAAGGAAAGGCATCCTGTGGATTGCCTATTTCCGCACAAAAATCAGTAAATTTCTGAAGATTAAAATCAGCTGCAGAAGAAGAAGCGGTCTGAAACTTAGGTATAGCATCGAGGTACTCTTGAACGTCCCCGAAAGAAGTAAACTCCATGATTATCTTAAATTTCGTTCTTAGCTAAAAGCTCATTACTTTGGTGGAGTTGGAAAAAGCATCGTTCTCATATTATGATATATAATTCGTTGGTCAAAACCCTTTTATTTCAGCTGGATGCTGAAAGGGCCCACGATCTGACATATCAATTTGCCCAAAAGGTTTCGGACAGCAGCTTCTTACAAGCGGTTGCCCGGGCTATTTACAACTATCAATCCCCCAAACTTAGCCAAAACATATGGGGATTAACGTTTAAGAATCCCATTGGACTGGCCGCCGGCTTCGATAAAAACGGTAAAATACCGCGTGCAATGGAAGCTACGGGCTTTGGCTTTGTAGAAGTGGGAAGTATTACGGGCGACCCCAGTATTGGTAATCCCCGTCCCCGCATGTTCCGCCTGCCTAAAGACCGGGCAGTTATCAACCGCATGGGACTTAATAACGACGGGGCCAAAACGGTGGTTAAGCGCCTTAAAAATAAGAAAATTTCCATACCTCTGGGAATCAATATTGCCAAAACCCACGATTCGAGTGTTATGGGAGACCGGGCGATCCAGGATTATATCCATAGTTTCCATGAGGCCAAGAAAATTGCGGATTATATTACCATAAATATTTCATGTCCCAATACCGAAGAAGGAAAAACGTTCGAAGATCCCAAAGCCCTGAATGAATTGCTCTCCGGGCTGAATATCCGGGGTGATGCACGCATGCTCCCTACCTTGGTGAAAATCTCATCGGATCTTTCAAAAGCGGAACTCATGAAACTGCTACAAGTCTGTGAGGAACACAGGGTACATGGTTATGTGGCATGCAATACCTCCTCTAAGCGCGATAACCTTATGACAAACTCTTCCGTGCTCGATAAAATAGGCACAGGCGGATTAAGCGGTCCTCCTATTGCAGAGAAGAGTATCCAAATCATCCAGTGGATCAGCAAAGCCACTAATGGACAAAAACCGATAATAGGGGTTGGTGGCATTGATTCGTTTTCTACGGCACTAAAAATGATGCTGGCGGGAGCCGATCTCCTTCAGGTTTATACCGGACTTATTTATGAGGGACCCTCTCTAATTAAAGACATCAACCGTCAGCTGGTAAAAGAGCTAAAAGAACTTAACGTAGATACCATCCATCAGTTGGTAACCGCCGCTGAATTATGAGCCTGAAAAACGTCATCTTATCGTTCCAGGGGAAATTCAACGCGGCAGCGAATCTGGGCTATCTCCCCATTGAGCTCAGGCGGCTGAAAGCTGAGATGTTTTTCAAATGCTTCTTCAAGAGCCGCTTCAACATCTGGTAAAGCCGACATCGATGCCAGCTCATACTCTTCTATCTCCCCCTCCTCATTGACCACAAAAAAATAGGCTACACTTCCAAAAAGAGACTGCTCCTCTGTTTGTTCAGGAAATTCAACCGAATCTAAAAACGCCTCCATACTGGGCTTCACCTCTAATGATATTCCTCTTTCGCTGCAAGTGGCTAGCTTCTCATGCTGCTGGGAGGGACCTAGTTCCTCTTTCAGCGTACTTACTTTGGACTGATAGGTTGAATTCTCAAATAATTCCTCATGTTCTTCGAGTAGTATCCTGACACTATCCCAATAAACTGATTGAAACACAGGAGCTTCTTGCAAAACCTGATTAGGGAAATTTATTAATGTATCGGCCAAAATATCCAGCGCCTTAGCTTGTTGTATATACTCTTCCAAGGCCTGGTAATGGATATGTGGAGCTTGTTCTTCAGATGCGTGGTCTTTTGCCAACCCCCGCATTCTTGCACCTTTAAACGGGATACTTACAGATGAAAGCTCATAAAATACTTTGCGCAGGCTATCGTTTTGTGCTTCTTCCCTTTTATTATCAGTAGACGCACCATCGGTGAGTAATAATTCGGCATACTCTGTATCAGGATATTCTGCTACCAACCGATCTGTCCAATACTCCAGGCTATCCGGATGGTGGGTTTCTCCCTCTGCATAAATTTCTGTAAGGGCATACATAGCCCTGGGACGCAGGGAGGTCTCCCCACGGTCAATAACCTTCCGATAATATCGCTTAGCGCTATCTGCTCGACTCAGCTCTAAAAATAACAGGTTTCCCAGCCGATAGTAGTGCTCTGTTTGCTCCTGTTGCAGGCGTTGCCGCTGTTCTTCTGTACGTGGTATAGCTTCCGGATTAAAATCTATGTCCAATTCTTCCATCGGACTCACACTCTGATCTTCTTCACTGTTAACCAGTTCTTCTTGTACACCTGTTGTTCGTATAGCCTCCTCCCTGCGCCAGTTATCCACCAAAGGACGAGATCCCCATATCATCTGGAATTCACGCTTACCTCTGGCCACCATTTCAGTACTTCGGTAATTTAAAAATCCATATATGGATGATTGATTTGTTTGTTCCATCTCATCAGGCGCATCCGGCTCGTTCCTCATCTGCTCATTAGTTCCCGATTCTTCCTGCTCCTGTAATTCCCGTCGTTTTTGGGTACGAATTTCTTCCAGCAACGAATCTAATTTTTCCGGAGGCAATTTTCCCAGCTGCAGGAGACTATCCGTATGGGCAATAGACTGTTTTAGATTCACATACTGCATCTGAAGATCAGCCGATTCTTCGCTATCTCCGGGAATCCATCCCCGGCTTGCGGAACTATCATAATAGGCCGCGGCCAGCTCATAATTATCAAAGTAATCACTGTACAACTGCCCAAGACGATAATAAACCTGTGCCTGATGCGTTCGTTCTCCCGATTGATCATTTCCATGCAACAACTGCTGGTACTGTCTTTCTGCCTCTTGTACCCTGCCCTGCTCTTCCATTGTACGGGCAATTTCAAATCTCAGTTCATGACGGCGTTCCAAATATTTATCATCATTTAAAAGTTGCCTATAAATCATTAATGCTGTTTCGGTGCTACCCTGTTTCCGGTGCGTCTCTGCACGCTTCCTTTCTGCCCAATAGGTGTATTCAAAACCGGCAAACTGAGATGCTACTTGAGAATAAGCATAGTTTGCTTCACCAAGCCGATCTCTACGCTCCAGAATCTGTCCATATAGAAAAAAGGTTTTTCCCAACATCGCCCGATCTCCTATGTTCGAAAGGGCTTCTGCCAGCATCTCTGATGCTAAATCCCATTCGTCCAGCATAACAGCATGTTCGGCGGCCAGCAATTGCAGCTCCCCCTTTATTTCAGGAGACCAAACGGATGGATAATTTTCCAAAACTGATTGAATATATTCTACCCCCCCTTGGTAATCCTGCATATCAAGCATGGCTCTCCCCTTCCATACAGCTGATTTCGCTATTAGGGTAGTATCACGGCTTATGTCTCCGACTTCCTCAAAGCGCTGTAGGGAAGCAGCGAACTCCTGCAGATAATACAACGACTGCCCCATCAGCATCAAGGCATCATCCGCCCAAGCTGAATTCCGATGTTCCTGCAGCACCTGGACACTCTTCTGAAGTGCCTGTTTAAATGACTCTGCGCCGGCTCCCGTAGGTGCCGAATGCACCCGAACAGGCTTATCAGGAGCTATATTTACCGGTTCATCCTCCACGGCTTGTAATCCATCGCGGTAGTATTCCTTGGCATTGTAATAGGTATTATAGTATGCCGTAAAATTAGTCCATCCACTTTTTAGTGCGCTCCCACAGCCTCCTGCCAAAAAGAGGATACACAGTAAAAGAAGAGGAATTCTATTCATGTTGAAAATGTCGCGACATCATGTTGGATTGACTTTAGAATCAATAGTAATAGTTTTTACGCTTTATTAACAGTAGAACTTGTGGTAGTATTGCTATAATCATCCCGAAATATCCGTCCGTGGGGAATACCGGGGAGCGGGTTACCCATAGAACAAATCTCCACAGCCGATGAACTAACTTCCAATGGTAATGTCTCCGGCTTCTAATGATAATAGTCTCCCTCCCGATTGGATACGATTTGAACACAGGCGGGGCCGATGGTGTAGTGGTATTGACAGGAATATCTGGCCGGAATACGTGTCCCCTAAGATACCAAGCAGCTTTTGATAAGAAAACCTCCTGATTCCACTGCGCTTCCCACGAAATGACGATGGATATTTTTTAGGTTTGGGATGGGGCCGTCAACCTATACTAGGACAAGATTCTGCCATCTGCTATCCGCCATCCTATATCCGAAAACCCATTAATGACCTTAAACCTGTAACCTTCAACATTTAATTTTAACCTTCAACCCCTAACCCCTATCCTTTTTCCGTTTTAAATCGTACTCACCTTAATCATATTGGTACCACCCCGCTTGGCAACGGGCATGCCCGAGGCAATAATAGCGCGGTCTCCCTCATTTACAAGCCCCTGACCAATCAGGTAATCTTCCATAACCCTTACACTCTGATCGGTCGTTTTACTACGCTCATCAATTTTTACGGAACGAACGCCCCATACGAGCCCCAACTTTCGGCGCACCTCATCACTTTCTGTAAAGGCGACAATGGGTACCTGCGGACGAAACTTGGCAATACGTCGTGCGGTACTGCCAGATCGGGTAATCGTACTAATGGCCTTGGCTTCCACATTATTACCCAGCGTAACGCAGGAATACGCCAGCGATTCCACAACCTGCTTCTCTTTCCACTCCGGCTTGCGATACTTCAGACTCTGATAGATTTGCAGCGCATCTTCTTCGACAGAACGACAGATTTTATCCATCGTCTTCACCGATTCCGTCGGATACTTACCAGCAGCGGTTTCCCCGGAAAGCATGACCGCATCCGTACCATCCAGTACAGCATTCGCGACATCCGAACTTTCTGCCCGGGTGGGACGGGGATTTTCGATCATGGAATCGAGCATTTGCGTAGCCGTAATTACCGGCTTGCCCACTCTTCGGCAGCGATCAATAATATTTTTCTGAACCATTGGCACTTTCTCACTGGGAATCTCGATTCCTAAATCGCCGCGCGCCACCATAATACCGTTCGCCTCTTCGATAATATCATCGATCACTTCCACCGCCTCGGGCTTTTCAATTTTAGCAATAATGCCTGCATTGGATCCTTCCGCCCGGACCCGTGATATCACATCCTGTATATCGTTGGCAGAACGCACAAACGACATAGCAAAATAATCCACATCCTGCGATGCAGCGAATTCCAAATCCTTAATGTCTTTTTCGGTAAGAGACGACATGGAGATATCTACATCCGGAAGATTCACTCCCTTCCGGGATTTCAACAGACCGCCCACCACCACCTGTGCTACAATACTATCCTCATCTTTCTTAACTACTCTTAGCTCCAGCAGTCCATCATCAATAAGGATACGGTTTCCTTCAGAGGCATCCTCAACCAAGTGAGGATAATCAACCGGGACAAGCTCTGAGGTCCCTTCTACATCCTCGGGCGTAAGCGTTACATAATCGTCTTCTTTTATCATCTGACCGTCATCCTTCATATTTCCAACCCTGATTTTAGGTCCCTGCAGGTCGGCCAGAATAGGTACAGCAAGATTATACTTGTCAGCTACTTTTCTCACATTTCGGATGACCTGTCCGTTGTCTTCGTGCGTGCCGTGGGAAAAATTTATGCGGGCCACATTCATACCGGCACGTATTAAAGCATCAATTTTTTCTTCGGTATTACTGCTGGGACCCAGTGTGCAAACAATCTTCGTTCGCCGTTCGCCTATATTCATCAATTTTTCTTTACTCAAAAATTCAAATTCTGTTGTTAAACGAGATCAAAAGACTAAAATAATGCCGTTAATCTACCAAATGGGTTTAATGTATGAAATAAAATTCGAAATCGTTATTGTAAGTGTTCTAAATAAGAATTGGAAAAATAATTTTACAAATAAAAAAGCCGCTCCCAAATTGGGAGTGGCTTTTGATTGCTTAAAAGGATTAACGGAAAAGCTATTTCTTATTCAGAATCCCACAAAATGTTTACTCTCATGGAAAGATATCCTCCCGACACTCTTGTTGCAGAAACATTCTCTTCATTATTCTTTAGCTCGAAATCCAAGTGAGAATAACTTTAGTTATTCCCGAAAAGGATTTTTTTGCCAAGGCGTATGATTATTTGGATCTATTCATTACTAGTATATATGAGCATTGCACAAGTTATTAATATCTGATGAAGTAACATCATAATTGTCTTCACTTGGGGCCCTACAGACTTACTTTGGATTGTTGCAAGAAATAATAACCAGAGGTTCATCATGGAACTATGAACAACAACCGGCGGCATGAATATTTTCCCCGTTTTACTGTTAGACGGGTCCATTATATAGCTCTACTATTATCCTATGACGGCCTCACAGATAGAGTATTAAATATTTTTATATCTGCCGGGTTAGTATCTGCCCGGTAAGCCAAAGCTGGCGCTGCATGTACTGAACGGTATAATAATAGTTGTTTCGCCGGAGCAAATAATGGTAGAAGGGGAAAAATTTATTTTTCAGCTTCGGTTGGTTAAAATAGTAGGAATATTCCGGATCACTGTGATTATAGGAATAGAACCATACAAGCTCTTTCAAATGGCTTCGGGTATACCAGGGACGGCCAAATAGGACATAGATCATTCCCAAATCGGTTTTCCAGCCTTCTTTGAAGTTAGAAAACTGTTTATTGGCCTCTTCTACACGCTCATAATACATCTCGATGACATGACGGGCTTCATTAGCATTCCCTACATTTTTCAGCCAAAAGCGATCCACTTCTTTTTTAAGGGAATCGTTGTTACTGATTTTCATGAGCTCCTCGTGATCATCTTCTCCCATCAGGTATACCAACGGACGAGCCAGCTCACGGGCCGACCGTACTGCTGGATAATTTTTACTTTTAACCCCAAAGTCACGGGCTTTAAAAAGTTCTTCCTCATCCCCATCGCGCTGAGCCCGCACCTCAAAACGGTAATTCCCCCGTTCCTGATTGGCAAATTTAAACTCTATAAAGGTACTCGCATAATCTGTCAGAACCCGTCGATTGGACTGTAATTCGGTTTCTTCATCATAATCCAATCCTTTGTATTCTATAGAAGAGGGACTGTAATTTGAATAATGCATGGGCCGAGTATAGGAAGTATCGGAAGCATACCTTAATAAACGGGTATTAATTTCCATTCTCTTATCAGTTTGCGGACTTATCACCTGGAAGACAAACCGCAGAGAATCAACTTTACTTTTCACATCATAAGTGCTTATGGGTTCCCATCCTCCTTCACCAACTATTTTACCATCCAACAGCACATTCGACAAGCTATATTCCCCTTTCTGGGTTTCCGGTATGGCGGTTTCAATAGATTGGGTGATATTTTTATTCGTATTCAAGTCGGTAACATTAACAACCACCTCGTAGCGCCCAGGATCAATAGGATGAGTATAATTAAGGTCTAGCGTTTCCCTAGTAGAGCTTATATCCTGATCGGTGCTTTTGATAATCTCCGTTGACTGTTCAGAAATAATCACATTGTTATTGTTATCAAGGTCCTGCACCTGGTATTCAACGGAGATTCGTGCCTGCAGGGTATCATCCTCATCTTTATAAATCAGGCTACCCTTAACAATTTTTGCCCCTATTTCAAGAAGGGTTCCCTCTTCTTCATCCATATAGCCAAAAACGGTTGTACGATATTCTGGATGACCTGCTTGAAAGTTATAGCCTGTACCCCGTTCTATATCCAAATTCCGGGAAGTACCACAGGAAAGCATAGTAATGGATACTATGGCGAAAAGCATCAACATTAAAAACCGGTTATTATACATGGCAGACTCTTTACATTAAATGAACGGCTATATTAACTGGCACAGGCAGTCTTTTGACCTCCCTCAACATGTAATGTAGAAATGAAAGACCTAAGAATAAAATTTTTCTGTTATTGACTATAAATTAAAATGCTTTACTGGTTATCTGCATACCAGAGCCAGGAATTTCAGAAAACTAAATAGCCATTTACTTATCCCGATAACGTGCGGGGTAAACGGAAACGCCCTTCATAGTATTGGGGGGAGGAGGCGTCAGCCAGCCGGCGGATAAAAGTCCGTTGAGCTACTAGCTATACCACTCCGCGATATGAGTCCGAAAGTTATAGGGTTTAACTCATTCTACTGCTCTTAAAACTTAAAAACCGGCACTTAACTGAATAGCAAAAACATCATCTTTTAACTCCATACCCTTGTTCTTGGAAAGCAAATAGGAAACCTTTAAAAGTATGTTCCTATTTAGCTTATATCCAGCAACAACCTCAAATCGGTCTTTGTCAGGAGTAGGTTTACCTGTGATATTTAGAGAATCAAGTGTTAGTTCTTTGGGAATATATCGTTCATAGCGAATGGCCCCATATCCGCCTACCCAAAAAGGAAAACGCATTTTAAATTTTGCAAGGTAATGTGCTACATCATTGTCAAGGTGTTCTTGAACAAGTTGACCATCCGGATCTATCCAGGGAGAATCCCAGCGATTAAAAGTATACTGGAACAATAACTGATAATAACTA
This genomic interval carries:
- a CDS encoding bifunctional folylpolyglutamate synthase/dihydrofolate synthase — its product is MEFTSFGDVQEYLDAIPKFQTASSSAADFNLQKFTDFCAEIGNPQDAFPSIHVGGTNGKGSCCKILSTIYREAGYNVGVYSSPHILTFNERFNINGNCISDEDLLLFFQCYHHLIEEHRLTYFEISTAIAFWWFANSEIDIGIIEVGLGGRLDATNVVRPLVSVITSVALDHTDLLGDTLEQIAREKAGIIKEDRPVVLGKIQEEAEAVIMEVAEDQGSTVYSVEELSPRITKKRKLQLQINGHRKVYDIPPMAPVQAINMAISYRVVALLSSYFDVSEVSLRKALRELPSISARFEKLGEDLNWYFDGGHNREAIQALKEAVDSVGAVEESILVLSLMRDKVNNEVMNEFSEFKNIYYYTLNTKRAAPFEDIAKWLPQVMKFPTHLHEQRRLLKVFKSELVIFAGSFYFYATVRDWIQELD
- a CDS encoding quinone-dependent dihydroorotate dehydrogenase; its protein translation is MIYNSLVKTLLFQLDAERAHDLTYQFAQKVSDSSFLQAVARAIYNYQSPKLSQNIWGLTFKNPIGLAAGFDKNGKIPRAMEATGFGFVEVGSITGDPSIGNPRPRMFRLPKDRAVINRMGLNNDGAKTVVKRLKNKKISIPLGINIAKTHDSSVMGDRAIQDYIHSFHEAKKIADYITINISCPNTEEGKTFEDPKALNELLSGLNIRGDARMLPTLVKISSDLSKAELMKLLQVCEEHRVHGYVACNTSSKRDNLMTNSSVLDKIGTGGLSGPPIAEKSIQIIQWISKATNGQKPIIGVGGIDSFSTALKMMLAGADLLQVYTGLIYEGPSLIKDINRQLVKELKELNVDTIHQLVTAAEL
- the pyk gene encoding pyruvate kinase — its product is MSKEKLMNIGERRTKIVCTLGPSSNTEEKIDALIRAGMNVARINFSHGTHEDNGQVIRNVRKVADKYNLAVPILADLQGPKIRVGNMKDDGQMIKEDDYVTLTPEDVEGTSELVPVDYPHLVEDASEGNRILIDDGLLELRVVKKDEDSIVAQVVVGGLLKSRKGVNLPDVDISMSSLTEKDIKDLEFAASQDVDYFAMSFVRSANDIQDVISRVRAEGSNAGIIAKIEKPEAVEVIDDIIEEANGIMVARGDLGIEIPSEKVPMVQKNIIDRCRRVGKPVITATQMLDSMIENPRPTRAESSDVANAVLDGTDAVMLSGETAAGKYPTESVKTMDKICRSVEEDALQIYQSLKYRKPEWKEKQVVESLAYSCVTLGNNVEAKAISTITRSGSTARRIAKFRPQVPIVAFTESDEVRRKLGLVWGVRSVKIDERSKTTDQSVRVMEDYLIGQGLVNEGDRAIIASGMPVAKRGGTNMIKVSTI
- a CDS encoding GWxTD domain-containing protein; the protein is MLFAIVSITMLSCGTSRNLDIERGTGYNFQAGHPEYRTTVFGYMDEEEGTLLEIGAKIVKGSLIYKDEDDTLQARISVEYQVQDLDNNNNVIISEQSTEIIKSTDQDISSTRETLDLNYTHPIDPGRYEVVVNVTDLNTNKNITQSIETAIPETQKGEYSLSNVLLDGKIVGEGGWEPISTYDVKSKVDSLRFVFQVISPQTDKRMEINTRLLRYASDTSYTRPMHYSNYSPSSIEYKGLDYDEETELQSNRRVLTDYASTFIEFKFANQERGNYRFEVRAQRDGDEEELFKARDFGVKSKNYPAVRSARELARPLVYLMGEDDHEELMKISNNDSLKKEVDRFWLKNVGNANEARHVIEMYYERVEEANKQFSNFKEGWKTDLGMIYVLFGRPWYTRSHLKELVWFYSYNHSDPEYSYYFNQPKLKNKFFPFYHYLLRRNNYYYTVQYMQRQLWLTGQILTRQI
- a CDS encoding tetratricopeptide repeat protein, with the translated sequence MNRIPLLLLCILFLAGGCGSALKSGWTNFTAYYNTYYNAKEYYRDGLQAVEDEPVNIAPDKPVRVHSAPTGAGAESFKQALQKSVQVLQEHRNSAWADDALMLMGQSLYYLQEFAASLQRFEEVGDISRDTTLIAKSAVWKGRAMLDMQDYQGGVEYIQSVLENYPSVWSPEIKGELQLLAAEHAVMLDEWDLASEMLAEALSNIGDRAMLGKTFFLYGQILERRDRLGEANYAYSQVASQFAGFEYTYWAERKRAETHRKQGSTETALMIYRQLLNDDKYLERRHELRFEIARTMEEQGRVQEAERQYQQLLHGNDQSGERTHQAQVYYRLGQLYSDYFDNYELAAAYYDSSASRGWIPGDSEESADLQMQYVNLKQSIAHTDSLLQLGKLPPEKLDSLLEEIRTQKRRELQEQEESGTNEQMRNEPDAPDEMEQTNQSSIYGFLNYRSTEMVARGKREFQMIWGSRPLVDNWRREEAIRTTGVQEELVNSEEDQSVSPMEELDIDFNPEAIPRTEEQRQRLQQEQTEHYYRLGNLLFLELSRADSAKRYYRKVIDRGETSLRPRAMYALTEIYAEGETHHPDSLEYWTDRLVAEYPDTEYAELLLTDGASTDNKREEAQNDSLRKVFYELSSVSIPFKGARMRGLAKDHASEEQAPHIHYQALEEYIQQAKALDILADTLINFPNQVLQEAPVFQSVYWDSVRILLEEHEELFENSTYQSKVSTLKEELGPSQQHEKLATCSERGISLEVKPSMEAFLDSVEFPEQTEEQSLFGSVAYFFVVNEEGEIEEYELASMSALPDVEAALEEAFEKHLSFQPPELNGEIAQIRCRVEFPLER